The Trichocoleus sp. FACHB-46 DNA window AGTGTGGAGAATTTTTTATGGCAGCTGTATCTCTGAGCGTTTCTACCGTTAAGCCTTTGGGCGATCGCGTATTTGTTAAAGTCAGCGCGGCTGAAGAAAAAACCGCAGGTGGCATCCTTCTGCCTGACAACGCTAAGGAGAAGCCTCAGGTTGGAGAAGTTGTCCAAGTAGGTCCTGGCAAGCGTAACGACGATGGTGCTCGTCAGGAACTCGAAGTACAAATTGGTGACAAAGTACTGTACTCCAAGTATGCAGGGACCGACATCAAATTGGGTACCGAAGAGTACGTATTGCTCTCTGAG harbors:
- the groES gene encoding co-chaperone GroES, producing the protein MAAVSLSVSTVKPLGDRVFVKVSAAEEKTAGGILLPDNAKEKPQVGEVVQVGPGKRNDDGARQELEVQIGDKVLYSKYAGTDIKLGTEEYVLLSEKDILAIVS